In Candidatus Angelobacter sp., a genomic segment contains:
- a CDS encoding 3-dehydroquinate synthase, whose product MSVIERAISVGYRHRVLFTRNVFDPANPALKDVLANSENKTHHNVFIVLDESLAQARPHLSRNIENYFNTFSTSLRLVCPPFIIEGGERTKNSYFHVSEIHSHIDRYHIDRHSYVVAVGGGAILDMVGLAAATAHRGCRHVRIPTTTLSQADSGVGVKNGINAFGKKNFIGTFAPPFAVINDFDLLASLSPRDKRAGYVEAVKVALIRDRNFFEAIERDAALLRDFDSPAMERLVHRCAELHVEHIATSGDPFEFGSARPLDFGHWAAHKLEQLSEYAIRHGEAVAIGIALDTIYSRKLGHFDAGSADRVLRLLEKLGFELFANELLNVDSDDNLMVLKGLEEFREHLGGELTITLLKAIGRGFEAHEMNLPKVIEAIYELQARHAQETSKIVPARA is encoded by the coding sequence ATGTCCGTCATCGAACGCGCAATCTCCGTCGGCTACCGGCACCGAGTGTTGTTCACGCGGAACGTGTTTGATCCGGCCAATCCGGCGCTCAAAGATGTACTGGCCAACAGCGAGAACAAGACGCATCACAACGTTTTTATCGTGCTCGATGAGTCTCTGGCCCAGGCCAGGCCGCATCTGTCGCGCAACATCGAGAATTACTTCAACACGTTTTCCACGTCGCTCCGACTGGTCTGTCCGCCGTTCATCATCGAAGGCGGCGAGCGCACCAAGAACTCCTATTTTCACGTCTCGGAGATCCACTCGCACATTGACCGCTACCACATCGACCGCCATTCCTATGTCGTCGCCGTGGGCGGCGGCGCGATCCTCGACATGGTCGGTCTCGCGGCGGCGACAGCCCATCGCGGATGCCGGCACGTCCGCATTCCCACCACGACCTTGAGCCAGGCGGACTCGGGCGTGGGCGTTAAAAACGGCATCAACGCGTTCGGCAAAAAGAATTTCATCGGCACCTTTGCCCCGCCTTTCGCGGTCATCAATGATTTCGATCTGCTGGCATCGTTGTCACCGCGCGATAAACGGGCAGGTTACGTCGAGGCGGTAAAGGTCGCCTTAATTCGCGACCGGAACTTCTTTGAAGCCATTGAACGGGACGCGGCGCTCCTGCGTGATTTTGACTCCCCAGCAATGGAACGCCTTGTCCATCGCTGCGCGGAGCTGCACGTTGAGCACATCGCCACGTCGGGCGACCCGTTCGAGTTCGGTTCTGCCCGACCGCTCGATTTCGGCCACTGGGCCGCGCACAAGCTGGAACAGCTCTCGGAATACGCCATTCGTCACGGCGAAGCGGTGGCCATCGGCATCGCGCTCGACACGATCTACTCGCGCAAACTGGGCCACTTCGACGCCGGGTCTGCCGACCGTGTGCTGAGGCTTCTGGAGAAACTCGGCTTCGAGCTGTTCGCCAACGAATTGCTCAACGTGGACTCGGACGATAATTTGATGGTCCTGAAAGGGCTGGAGGAATTCCGCGAGCATCTCGGCGGCGAACTCACCATCACGCTGCTCAAAGCCATCG